The following coding sequences lie in one Microbacterium sp. XT11 genomic window:
- a CDS encoding nuclease-related domain-containing protein, with protein sequence MQPLLIAFIGVLLLALAAMILGHARARNSWRLQRDAEAEAHSSLTAELERAHAEALRERDADHDAALATQSLAHWHKMRNAERRHEEKLAELETELTRKDAVLTRALAQASTGIKWELASRSAIVAACETADIDAIVATNIVFVPDEDADDVFCAQVDHLVLSPNAALLIDSKRWNGLVFDGVRPSTRAQPLAALFDESAFTGSFALHLTPRGKETRSIDVRTYLDADAPAQRARLQAIRLLRYLRLQAAALDHIDTCVFYSHPDATVVTSGYDGSGRFRTHIAHTHTLAGVLQRVHSGGDGGIDPQQLTRVASVIRRLGADLVGTGRYASEYTSPIPLTKHDRLTAARPS encoded by the coding sequence ATGCAACCGCTCTTGATCGCTTTCATCGGCGTGCTCCTCCTGGCACTCGCGGCCATGATCCTGGGACATGCGCGCGCACGCAACAGCTGGAGGCTGCAGCGCGACGCCGAAGCCGAGGCGCACTCCTCGCTCACCGCCGAGCTCGAACGCGCGCATGCCGAGGCTCTGCGTGAACGCGACGCCGATCACGATGCCGCACTCGCGACGCAGAGCCTCGCCCACTGGCACAAGATGCGCAACGCCGAGCGCCGGCACGAAGAGAAGCTCGCCGAGCTCGAGACCGAGCTGACCCGCAAGGATGCGGTGCTCACGCGCGCCCTGGCTCAGGCCTCCACCGGCATAAAGTGGGAGCTCGCATCCCGGTCCGCCATCGTCGCCGCCTGCGAGACGGCCGACATCGACGCGATCGTCGCGACCAACATCGTGTTCGTGCCCGACGAGGATGCCGACGACGTCTTCTGCGCCCAAGTCGACCACCTGGTGCTCTCACCGAACGCGGCCCTCCTCATCGACAGCAAGCGCTGGAACGGACTCGTCTTCGACGGCGTCCGCCCTTCCACGCGCGCGCAGCCGCTCGCCGCCCTCTTCGACGAGAGCGCCTTCACCGGCTCCTTCGCCCTGCACCTCACCCCGCGCGGCAAGGAAACCCGCAGCATCGACGTGCGCACCTACCTCGACGCCGACGCGCCCGCGCAGCGCGCCCGACTGCAGGCCATCAGGCTGCTCCGCTACCTCCGGCTCCAGGCCGCAGCTCTCGACCACATCGACACGTGCGTCTTCTACTCGCACCCCGACGCGACCGTCGTCACCAGCGGGTACGACGGCTCCGGACGCTTCCGCACGCACATCGCCCACACGCACACCCTCGCCGGCGTGCTGCAGCGCGTGCACAGCGGCGGCGACGGCGGCATCGACCCGCAACAGCTCACCCGCGTGGCATCCGTCATCCGTCGACTCGGCGCCGACCTCGTCGGCACCGGACGCTACGCCTCCGAGTACACGAGCCCGATCCCCCTCACCAAGCACGACCGGCTGACCGCCGCACGCCCCTCGTAA